Proteins encoded by one window of Microbulbifer salipaludis:
- the eda gene encoding bifunctional 4-hydroxy-2-oxoglutarate aldolase/2-dehydro-3-deoxy-phosphogluconate aldolase, protein MQQTLVPVLEQAGVVPVIVVEKVSDALPLAQALVEGGLNVLEVTLRTEAALAAVEEIAKHLPDAHVGTGTVLNGDDIRRSVNAGATFMVSPGATEALLGAAEDTSVPLLPGAANPSEVMRLLERGYHYQKFFPAEAAGGIPMLKSIGGPLGKVKFCPTGGVSPQNAKDYLNLANVVCVGGSWMAAPKLVAEKNWAEITRLAKEASLLKG, encoded by the coding sequence ATGCAACAGACTCTGGTACCCGTATTGGAACAAGCTGGCGTAGTGCCGGTGATCGTAGTCGAAAAGGTGAGCGACGCCCTGCCGCTGGCGCAGGCGCTGGTTGAAGGCGGTCTGAATGTGCTGGAAGTGACTCTGCGCACTGAAGCCGCACTGGCTGCCGTAGAGGAAATCGCCAAGCACTTGCCGGATGCCCACGTGGGGACCGGCACTGTGTTGAACGGTGATGATATTCGTCGCTCGGTAAATGCTGGTGCGACCTTTATGGTCAGTCCCGGCGCAACCGAAGCACTGCTGGGTGCGGCCGAAGACACCAGCGTTCCTCTGCTGCCCGGTGCTGCAAATCCATCCGAGGTGATGCGTTTGCTGGAGCGCGGTTATCACTACCAGAAGTTTTTCCCCGCTGAAGCAGCGGGTGGCATCCCTATGCTGAAATCTATTGGCGGCCCTCTGGGGAAAGTGAAGTTCTGCCCAACGGGTGGTGTTAGCCCTCAGAATGCCAAGGATTACCTCAATCTGGCCAACGTCGTGTGTGTGGGTGGCTCATGGATGGCTGCACCGAAACTGGTGGCGGAAAAGAACTGGGCGGAAATTACTCGCCTGGCAAAAGAGGCCTCCTTGCTGAAAGGCTAA
- the pyk gene encoding pyruvate kinase: MIRHTKIVATLGPGTDKPRVIDEIIRAGVNVVRLNFSHGSADDHRKRVEEVRRASAEQNRLVAVLGDLQGPKIRIARFAEGSIFLENNAEFTLDADCPKEGGNQQRVGVDYPSLIADCKPGNILLLDDGKIRLEVTGGTQSKLFCRVLQGGKLSNNKGINLLGGGLSAPALTEKDYEDIKLAAELDVDFLAVSFPRSGEDLEIARKAMREAGSNAAIVAKVERAEAVGNDEQMDDIILASDVIMVARGDLGVEIGDAALVGVQKKLINRANALNRGVITATQMMESMITNPTPTRAEVMDVANAVLDGTDAVMLSAETAAGDFPVAAVESMAEVVVGAEQYLGTTSRPAADRSASETIDTVIAQAAIESAARVENLCAVAALTESGRTPRIMSRATSQLPIYALTRHPRVARQLVLLRGVDPIEFDPASVPLGHLTDAIVEVLGSRITLQKGQRILITQGERLNMGGGTSSMRIKEIE, encoded by the coding sequence ATGATTCGCCATACAAAAATTGTTGCCACACTTGGCCCGGGTACCGACAAGCCTCGTGTCATTGACGAGATTATCCGCGCCGGCGTCAATGTCGTACGCCTGAACTTTTCCCACGGCAGTGCCGACGATCACCGCAAGCGTGTGGAAGAGGTGCGTCGTGCATCCGCTGAGCAAAACCGCCTGGTCGCCGTGCTGGGTGATCTGCAGGGCCCCAAGATACGAATTGCGCGCTTCGCCGAAGGCAGCATTTTTCTTGAGAACAATGCTGAGTTCACCCTCGACGCCGACTGCCCGAAGGAGGGCGGAAACCAGCAGCGTGTCGGTGTGGACTATCCGTCCCTGATCGCCGACTGCAAGCCGGGCAATATCCTGCTACTGGACGACGGCAAGATTCGTTTGGAAGTAACAGGCGGCACCCAAAGCAAGTTGTTCTGTCGGGTATTGCAGGGTGGCAAGCTCTCCAATAACAAAGGGATCAACTTGCTAGGTGGTGGGCTGTCGGCACCGGCACTGACCGAAAAAGACTACGAGGACATCAAGCTCGCCGCTGAACTGGATGTAGATTTCTTGGCAGTAAGCTTTCCGCGCAGTGGCGAAGACCTGGAAATAGCACGCAAGGCCATGCGCGAAGCCGGTAGTAACGCCGCAATTGTCGCCAAAGTAGAGCGCGCGGAGGCCGTTGGCAACGACGAGCAGATGGACGATATTATCCTCGCGTCGGACGTCATTATGGTCGCGCGTGGTGACCTCGGTGTGGAGATCGGCGATGCCGCGCTGGTGGGTGTGCAGAAAAAGCTGATCAATCGGGCCAATGCACTGAACCGCGGTGTAATCACCGCGACGCAGATGATGGAGTCGATGATTACCAATCCTACCCCAACACGCGCCGAGGTGATGGACGTGGCTAACGCCGTGCTCGACGGCACCGATGCGGTCATGTTGTCAGCGGAAACTGCCGCGGGCGACTTCCCGGTTGCCGCCGTCGAATCCATGGCTGAGGTGGTGGTCGGTGCCGAACAGTATCTGGGCACTACCTCACGCCCGGCGGCCGACCGCTCCGCATCGGAAACCATTGATACCGTGATTGCCCAGGCTGCAATCGAATCGGCGGCGCGGGTGGAAAACCTGTGTGCCGTAGCTGCCCTGACCGAGTCCGGTCGCACCCCGCGCATCATGTCCCGGGCCACTTCGCAGCTCCCGATTTACGCCCTGACCCGTCACCCGCGGGTTGCTCGCCAGCTGGTACTGCTGCGCGGAGTGGACCCCATCGAGTTTGATCCCGCTTCCGTACCCCTTGGCCACCTGACCGATGCCATCGTTGAAGTGCTTGGTTCCCGCATTACCCTGCAGAAAGGCCAGCGCATCCTGATTACCCAGGGTGAGCGCCTGAATATGGGCGGAGGCACCAGCTCCATGCGCATCAAGGAAATTGAATAG
- the zwf gene encoding glucose-6-phosphate dehydrogenase, with amino-acid sequence MANAFDMVLFGGGGDLSLRKLIPALYRAYIEGGLNAESRILPVCRRQEDADVYLKTAQQALKTHLRDGEYSDKNWKGFSAQLRAVALDISKPDEQWDSLVDILGKDTERTRLFYLAIPPAVFGPCCENLSVKGLIHENSRVVVEKPLGYNAKTSDEINSKIAEFFPEESIFRIDHYLGKETVQNLLALRFSNVLFEHLWDAKTIDHIQISISETVGLEGRAGFYDDTGAMRDMVQNHLLQLLCLIAMESPNSMSARNIRSEKIKVLEALRPLTDQEVDRNIVRGQYVAGGLGTELVPGYLEELKAPNSTTETFVAIRAHIDNWRWTGVPFYLRTGKRMEKRCAEIVIQYKNVSHSVYQPEAGKVLPNRLVIRLQPEESIKLVLMAKKMDSLTMELQPVELNLTLSDTYDSFKSDAYKRLMLDAAANNSALFIHREEVAAAWAWVDPIIDHWRETANQPQLYRAGTWGPQASNQLLAENGHHWFNP; translated from the coding sequence ATGGCTAACGCATTCGACATGGTACTTTTTGGCGGTGGCGGCGATCTGTCACTGCGCAAACTGATCCCGGCCCTGTACCGGGCATATATTGAGGGCGGCCTAAATGCGGAATCCCGCATCCTGCCGGTGTGTCGTCGCCAGGAAGACGCGGACGTCTATCTGAAAACCGCGCAACAGGCATTGAAAACCCATCTGCGCGACGGCGAGTACAGCGATAAAAACTGGAAAGGCTTTAGCGCACAGCTGCGCGCGGTAGCGCTGGATATTTCCAAGCCGGATGAACAGTGGGATAGCCTTGTAGATATCCTCGGCAAGGATACCGAGCGCACGCGTCTGTTTTACCTCGCCATTCCTCCCGCGGTATTCGGTCCCTGTTGCGAAAATCTGTCGGTAAAAGGCTTGATCCACGAGAACTCTCGGGTAGTGGTAGAGAAGCCCTTGGGTTACAACGCCAAAACTTCCGACGAAATCAACAGCAAGATTGCCGAGTTCTTCCCGGAAGAAAGCATTTTCCGCATCGATCATTACCTGGGTAAGGAAACTGTTCAAAACCTGCTGGCACTGCGTTTCAGCAATGTCCTGTTTGAGCACCTGTGGGATGCAAAAACCATCGACCACATTCAGATCAGTATTTCCGAAACCGTGGGCCTCGAGGGGCGCGCGGGTTTTTACGATGACACCGGTGCAATGCGCGATATGGTGCAGAACCACCTGCTGCAGTTGCTGTGCCTGATTGCGATGGAGTCGCCTAACAGTATGTCTGCGCGGAACATCCGCTCGGAAAAAATCAAAGTTCTGGAAGCGCTGCGCCCGCTGACCGATCAGGAAGTAGACCGGAATATTGTACGTGGTCAATACGTTGCCGGTGGCCTGGGGACTGAGCTGGTGCCGGGCTACCTGGAAGAGCTCAAGGCGCCCAACAGCACCACCGAGACCTTTGTGGCCATTCGCGCGCACATTGATAACTGGCGCTGGACCGGTGTGCCTTTCTATCTGCGTACCGGTAAGCGTATGGAAAAGCGCTGTGCGGAAATTGTTATCCAGTACAAGAATGTATCCCACAGTGTGTATCAGCCTGAAGCGGGCAAAGTACTGCCCAATCGGCTGGTCATCCGCCTGCAGCCGGAAGAGAGCATCAAGCTGGTTTTGATGGCCAAAAAAATGGACAGCCTCACCATGGAGCTACAGCCGGTGGAGTTGAACCTCACTCTGTCGGATACCTACGACAGCTTCAAGAGTGATGCCTACAAGCGCCTGATGCTGGATGCAGCGGCCAATAATTCTGCTCTGTTTATTCATCGTGAAGAGGTTGCTGCAGCCTGGGCCTGGGTTGACCCGATTATCGATCACTGGCGCGAAACCGCCAATCAGCCGCAGTTATATCGCGCTGGCACCTGGGGGCCGCAGGCATCCAATCAGCTACTCGCTGAAAACGGTCACCACTGGTTCAACCCCTGA
- a CDS encoding TonB-dependent receptor, whose translation MLKRNKLALSISAAVLSGGLMAPLAVAQEAALEEITVTGIRGSLQDALSTKRDSYSIVDAISSEDIGKFPDKNVAESLQRVPGVTIQRQFGEGAAVSIRGAGNDLTLTTLNGQNVASTGWFVLEPAKRSFNYELLPSELVGDIEVYKASQADLAEGGVGGTVIINTRKPLDLDGLTLRASVEASQQSDSDSTDPQFSGLASWKNDSETFGVLVSAVSQERLLQRQGNEAFWEWGAGPVAFEQERKRSAVNATFQYQPTENLDIVFNAIDMQMEADNTNYALWLTQGNCGWCGVDVDPADQINGTTARGPLNVAYLQARPREATMNSDVFDLSVTYSGEGYEASFQAGSTSSTGGTDFEMVVDDGSGGFALDGATYDFFGGGQSWDLNGFDLGSYDPGSLAMGTGPNFNATPKTDDETYFQADLEFDVEFGAINSIKTGIKTADHNSTSRRFEFTQADGFNPVISTDGIIKGAIDAGAGSYQIPRLDDKALKAWAKASITGKVEDLGSYSEIDETNSAIYAMATYEMGDVRGNFGLRYVTTDATSTYYIDGVRSETNADYSVVLPSFNLAYNLSEDVIVRAAAAKVMARPQYVDMYVNPSPIGANDEIDNNQFWVVGNVGLEPFLANQFDLGVEYYFAEGSLVSGGVFYKDVSNFVTISEYSASASEIPFELPDSEVPFGWTVQEKDNGESAEITGIELGYQQDFGNGFGAIVNYTWTDTETDEATFTDGNPFLSDSSENVYNLTGYYENDMFSARVAYNWRSEYMIRESGAYGNRLHDDFGSLDLSAVWYASENLDVKLDVNNLLAEESVQLGNNAEPAPGTGFTAGFPLYEYETARRINIGASYKF comes from the coding sequence ATGCTTAAGCGCAACAAACTCGCTCTCTCGATCAGCGCAGCTGTACTGAGTGGAGGCCTGATGGCTCCACTGGCAGTTGCTCAAGAAGCAGCTCTGGAAGAGATTACCGTTACCGGTATTCGTGGTTCTCTGCAGGATGCTCTCAGCACCAAACGTGACTCTTACTCTATTGTCGATGCTATTTCTTCCGAAGATATCGGCAAATTCCCAGACAAAAACGTTGCTGAGTCTCTGCAGCGTGTACCTGGTGTAACCATCCAGCGCCAATTTGGTGAGGGCGCTGCGGTGTCTATTCGCGGTGCAGGTAATGATCTGACTCTGACCACACTGAACGGCCAAAACGTTGCTTCTACCGGCTGGTTTGTACTCGAGCCCGCCAAACGTAGCTTCAACTATGAGCTGCTGCCCTCCGAACTGGTTGGTGACATTGAAGTATACAAAGCTTCCCAGGCCGACCTCGCTGAAGGTGGTGTGGGTGGTACTGTAATCATTAACACTCGTAAGCCGTTGGATTTGGATGGCCTGACACTGCGCGCGTCTGTTGAAGCTTCCCAGCAGTCAGACTCTGATTCTACCGACCCTCAGTTCTCTGGCCTGGCCAGCTGGAAGAACGATTCAGAAACCTTTGGTGTGCTGGTTTCCGCTGTTTCGCAAGAGCGTCTGCTGCAGCGGCAGGGCAACGAAGCATTCTGGGAGTGGGGTGCTGGTCCGGTTGCTTTCGAGCAAGAGCGTAAGCGCTCTGCGGTCAATGCTACTTTCCAGTACCAGCCTACCGAAAATCTCGATATCGTGTTCAACGCTATCGATATGCAGATGGAGGCTGATAACACCAACTACGCGCTGTGGCTGACTCAGGGCAACTGTGGCTGGTGTGGCGTTGATGTTGATCCTGCAGACCAGATCAATGGTACTACTGCGCGTGGTCCGTTGAACGTGGCCTACTTGCAGGCGCGCCCGCGTGAAGCGACCATGAATTCCGACGTGTTTGACCTGTCCGTGACGTACTCTGGTGAGGGCTACGAAGCAAGCTTCCAGGCTGGCTCTACCTCTTCTACCGGCGGTACCGACTTCGAAATGGTTGTAGATGATGGCTCCGGCGGCTTTGCGCTGGACGGTGCTACCTATGACTTCTTCGGCGGCGGTCAGTCTTGGGACCTGAATGGATTTGATCTGGGCAGCTATGATCCGGGCTCTCTGGCCATGGGTACTGGCCCTAACTTCAACGCGACCCCGAAAACCGACGACGAGACTTATTTCCAAGCGGATCTTGAGTTTGACGTTGAGTTTGGTGCGATCAATTCAATCAAGACCGGTATCAAAACAGCCGATCACAACTCCACTAGTCGACGCTTTGAGTTTACTCAGGCAGATGGTTTCAATCCGGTAATCTCTACTGACGGTATCATCAAGGGTGCTATCGATGCTGGTGCCGGCAGCTATCAAATTCCGCGCCTGGATGATAAAGCGCTTAAGGCATGGGCCAAGGCTTCAATCACCGGTAAAGTCGAGGATCTCGGATCCTACAGCGAGATTGATGAGACCAACTCAGCAATCTATGCGATGGCCACCTACGAGATGGGTGATGTGCGTGGTAACTTCGGTCTGCGCTACGTAACAACCGATGCTACCTCTACTTACTACATCGACGGTGTCCGCTCTGAAACCAATGCTGACTACTCTGTCGTGTTGCCGAGCTTTAACCTGGCTTACAACCTCAGCGAAGACGTTATTGTCCGCGCTGCAGCTGCCAAGGTAATGGCTCGCCCGCAGTACGTGGATATGTACGTTAACCCGAGCCCCATCGGTGCTAACGACGAAATTGACAACAACCAGTTCTGGGTAGTGGGCAACGTCGGCTTGGAGCCTTTCCTCGCTAACCAGTTTGATCTGGGCGTTGAATACTACTTCGCTGAAGGCTCTCTGGTTTCTGGTGGTGTCTTCTACAAAGACGTTAGCAACTTTGTAACGATCAGTGAGTACAGTGCCTCCGCTAGTGAGATTCCGTTCGAACTGCCTGATAGTGAAGTGCCGTTCGGCTGGACTGTTCAGGAAAAAGACAACGGCGAAAGTGCTGAAATCACAGGTATCGAACTGGGTTACCAGCAAGACTTCGGTAACGGTTTTGGTGCGATCGTGAACTATACCTGGACTGACACTGAAACCGATGAAGCGACCTTCACCGATGGTAATCCGTTCCTGAGCGATAGCTCTGAGAATGTATACAACCTTACTGGCTACTACGAAAATGACATGTTCTCTGCCCGTGTTGCATACAACTGGCGTAGTGAGTACATGATTCGTGAGTCGGGTGCATACGGCAACCGCCTGCACGACGATTTCGGTAGCCTGGACCTGAGCGCAGTTTGGTATGCCTCTGAGAACCTGGATGTTAAGCTCGACGTGAACAACCTGTTGGCAGAGGAATCTGTTCAGCTGGGTAACAATGCTGAGCCCGCTCCCGGAACTGGTTTCACTGCCGGCTTCCCGCTGTATGAGTACGAAACTGCTCGTCGCATCAACATTGGAGCTTCTTACAAGTTCTAA
- a CDS encoding SapC family protein translates to MATVEAPKIVPLRSDVHGKLKVRELGTFEHVKNAHMVPVTAHEFARLGAEYPIVFVKNSDTGQFQSVALLSLKVGENLFVDGESWKGVFVPGAVRNHPFVLAPAGENKEQLMVGLVENSPVVGEEQGEALFTESGEESEYLKAKKEALVGYLESDQMTKAFITILAEKDLLTTQNVAVNAGGEKINLTGIYMVDEKKLGELSEEDFADFRKRGFLPPLFAQLGSMHQFSRLAKMQAGV, encoded by the coding sequence ATGGCCACTGTAGAAGCCCCAAAAATCGTACCTCTTCGCAGCGACGTTCACGGTAAGCTGAAAGTCCGTGAACTGGGGACCTTTGAGCACGTTAAGAATGCCCACATGGTGCCGGTAACTGCTCACGAATTCGCCCGACTGGGTGCGGAATACCCGATTGTTTTCGTCAAGAACTCCGATACGGGCCAATTCCAGTCTGTTGCGCTGCTGAGCCTGAAAGTAGGCGAAAATTTGTTTGTTGACGGCGAAAGCTGGAAAGGCGTTTTCGTTCCCGGCGCTGTGCGCAATCATCCGTTCGTTCTGGCGCCTGCTGGTGAGAATAAAGAGCAGCTGATGGTGGGTCTGGTTGAAAACAGCCCAGTTGTGGGTGAAGAGCAGGGTGAGGCCCTGTTCACCGAATCTGGTGAAGAGTCCGAATACCTGAAGGCCAAGAAAGAGGCGCTGGTGGGCTACCTGGAAAGTGACCAGATGACCAAAGCGTTCATCACCATCCTCGCCGAAAAAGACCTGCTGACCACTCAGAACGTTGCGGTCAATGCCGGTGGTGAGAAGATCAATCTGACCGGTATTTACATGGTCGATGAAAAGAAGCTGGGTGAACTCAGTGAAGAAGATTTCGCCGATTTCCGCAAGCGTGGCTTCCTGCCACCGCTGTTCGCGCAGCTCGGCTCTATGCACCAGTTTTCCCGTCTGGCCAAGATGCAGGCCGGTGTCTGA
- a CDS encoding tryptophan halogenase family protein, producing the protein MTIDSSEQIKRVLVVGGGTAGWLSACHLAKKLASSSPAGVQVTLVESENIPSIGVGEGTVPAIRDSLRYLGISETEFVRECDATFKQGIKFVNWVRSPGTIGPDYYHHVFDYPDSGAGDLTPYWLQNGNSRSFVDAVSVQGVICDKGLGPKDMTVPEYEGIVSYAYHLDAAKFARLLTRHGVDKLGVKHVLADVQRVNLGESGDISSVTIDSGENLEADIFIDCTGFASLLLGQSLGVEFVDKRDVLFADYALAAQLPYSDSSTPIPSFTISTAQESGWTWDIGLSERRGTGYVYSSAHTDHDRAEAVFRGYLGDDEGRISVRRIPMRVGHRETYWKNNCVAIGLSQGFVEPLEATGILVYDATARMLADTFPARRSVMPLVAKQFNRAVHYAWDRVIDFVKLHYCISQRRDHPFWIENCDPSSIPESLQEKLQLWQSQPPSVYEFPSKLEIFNLANYQYVLYGMEFATDVGPHVLGRHPMMADAVSRMDEISNFSSRLLGSLPEHRTLIERIKKYGLQKI; encoded by the coding sequence ATGACTATCGATAGCTCTGAGCAAATAAAGCGAGTATTGGTAGTCGGGGGTGGCACGGCCGGCTGGTTGTCGGCCTGCCACCTCGCCAAGAAGCTTGCTTCCTCCTCTCCCGCTGGCGTCCAAGTGACGTTGGTCGAGTCCGAGAATATTCCCTCCATTGGTGTCGGTGAGGGAACCGTACCCGCGATCAGGGATTCCTTGCGCTATCTAGGCATTAGCGAAACCGAATTTGTTCGCGAATGCGATGCCACTTTCAAGCAGGGAATCAAGTTTGTGAACTGGGTTCGCTCCCCTGGCACTATAGGCCCTGATTACTACCATCACGTATTCGATTATCCCGATAGTGGGGCCGGAGATTTGACGCCTTATTGGCTGCAAAACGGCAATAGTCGCAGTTTCGTGGATGCGGTATCTGTCCAGGGAGTTATCTGTGATAAGGGGCTTGGCCCCAAAGATATGACGGTGCCGGAGTATGAGGGGATTGTTAGTTATGCCTACCATCTTGATGCTGCCAAGTTTGCCCGACTGCTAACCCGGCACGGTGTGGATAAACTTGGGGTCAAGCACGTCCTTGCGGATGTACAGCGAGTGAATCTCGGTGAATCTGGAGATATTTCTTCAGTTACGATTGACTCAGGTGAAAACTTGGAAGCGGATATCTTTATTGATTGCACCGGGTTTGCTTCTCTGCTGCTTGGGCAGTCTCTCGGGGTTGAATTTGTTGACAAGCGTGATGTGCTGTTTGCGGATTACGCGTTGGCAGCACAGCTACCTTATTCCGATTCCAGCACTCCAATCCCTAGCTTTACTATCTCCACTGCCCAAGAGAGCGGCTGGACCTGGGATATCGGCCTGTCCGAAAGGCGCGGCACCGGTTACGTATATTCGAGTGCACACACGGATCATGATCGTGCGGAGGCCGTATTTCGAGGCTATCTCGGCGACGATGAAGGCCGGATATCGGTGCGCAGAATTCCCATGCGCGTGGGGCATCGGGAAACTTATTGGAAAAATAATTGCGTTGCAATTGGCTTATCACAGGGTTTTGTGGAACCGCTCGAAGCCACCGGAATTCTAGTATATGACGCGACGGCCAGAATGCTGGCGGATACTTTTCCTGCGCGTCGCTCCGTGATGCCGCTAGTTGCCAAACAATTCAACCGCGCGGTTCACTATGCCTGGGACAGAGTGATTGATTTCGTAAAGCTGCACTACTGCATCAGTCAGCGCAGGGATCACCCGTTTTGGATAGAGAATTGCGACCCTTCCTCCATTCCGGAATCACTGCAGGAAAAGCTGCAACTTTGGCAGTCGCAGCCGCCCAGTGTTTATGAGTTTCCCAGTAAGTTGGAAATTTTCAATCTCGCGAATTATCAATACGTCCTTTATGGGATGGAGTTTGCTACCGATGTTGGTCCCCATGTATTGGGGCGCCATCCGATGATGGCGGACGCGGTTAGCCGGATGGATGAAATCTCGAATTTTTCTTCTCGGCTGCTCGGCAGTTTGCCAGAGCACCGAACCTTGATTGAAAGAATAAAAAAATACGGGTTACAAAAAATATAG
- the pgl gene encoding 6-phosphogluconolactonase: MVEEKFFADRERLTLALANECAAALHAGIKENGQATFLVSGGSSPEPVYRELSRRPLPWNNVNVALVDERWVEKDEPGSNLAFISNSLLQNEAAKAPCLGMKNAAPTPAEGEADCERVYQELPRPFDVCVLGMGNDGHTASFFPFAEGLAEALDVKSQKLCKAITAKQSAVTGAHTERMTLTLAAILQAKEIKLLITGEEKLKVYRQALLGDDEQEMPVRSILKQGLKPVTVYWAP; this comes from the coding sequence ATGGTTGAAGAGAAATTTTTTGCGGATCGAGAGCGACTCACTCTGGCACTGGCGAATGAGTGTGCTGCGGCATTGCACGCGGGTATCAAGGAAAATGGCCAGGCCACGTTTCTGGTTAGCGGTGGGAGCTCTCCCGAGCCGGTATACCGCGAGCTCTCCCGTCGCCCATTGCCATGGAACAACGTTAACGTGGCGCTGGTGGATGAGCGTTGGGTAGAGAAAGATGAGCCTGGAAGTAACCTGGCGTTTATCAGCAACAGCCTGTTGCAAAACGAAGCGGCCAAAGCGCCTTGTCTCGGAATGAAAAACGCTGCTCCGACCCCGGCAGAGGGCGAGGCCGACTGCGAGCGTGTCTATCAAGAGTTGCCGAGGCCTTTCGATGTCTGTGTTCTGGGGATGGGCAACGATGGACACACGGCGTCTTTCTTCCCGTTCGCCGAAGGGTTGGCCGAAGCGCTGGATGTGAAATCGCAGAAGCTGTGCAAGGCCATTACCGCGAAACAGAGTGCGGTAACCGGTGCGCACACCGAGCGAATGACTCTGACGCTTGCAGCGATTTTGCAGGCAAAGGAAATCAAGCTGCTGATTACCGGCGAAGAAAAATTGAAAGTCTATCGCCAGGCCTTGTTGGGCGATGACGAGCAAGAAATGCCAGTGCGCAGCATCCTCAAGCAGGGGCTGAAGCCAGTGACTGTGTACTGGGCCCCCTGA
- the gap gene encoding type I glyceraldehyde-3-phosphate dehydrogenase, whose protein sequence is MKLRIAINGYGRIGRNVTRAIYESGYNDRIQLVAINDLAPVEANAHLTRFDTVHGRFTTEVAVEGENLVIGGDMVKVCQERNPAALPWGELEVDLVLECTGLFTGKEAASQHMQAGAKAVLISAPSGDADLTVVYGVNDDKLTAEHKVVSNASCTTNCLAPVAKVLNEAIGIERGFMTTVHAYTNDQNTQDAVHKDIYRARAAADNMIPTKTGAAAAVGLVLPELKGKLDGMAVRVPVNNVSLVDCQFIASRETTVDEINAIMSDAAGTIKGGVLSFCEQPLVSVDFNHTSASSHFDANHTRVNGNLVKVMAWYDNEWGFSHRMLDTSLAMAKALGL, encoded by the coding sequence ATGAAACTCAGAATTGCTATCAATGGTTATGGTCGAATTGGCCGCAATGTAACGCGTGCGATTTATGAATCCGGATACAACGATCGCATCCAGCTGGTTGCCATCAATGATCTTGCGCCGGTGGAAGCCAATGCTCATCTTACCCGGTTCGACACCGTACACGGCCGCTTCACCACCGAAGTTGCTGTGGAAGGCGAAAACCTGGTTATCGGTGGTGATATGGTCAAGGTGTGCCAGGAGCGCAATCCTGCTGCGCTGCCTTGGGGCGAGTTGGAAGTAGATCTGGTGCTCGAATGTACCGGTCTGTTTACCGGTAAAGAAGCGGCTTCCCAGCACATGCAGGCCGGTGCCAAGGCGGTGCTGATTTCTGCCCCCTCCGGCGATGCCGACCTTACTGTGGTCTACGGTGTGAATGACGACAAACTTACTGCAGAGCACAAAGTCGTTTCCAATGCGTCCTGTACCACCAACTGCCTGGCGCCGGTGGCCAAAGTGCTGAACGAAGCCATTGGCATCGAGCGCGGTTTCATGACCACCGTACATGCGTATACCAATGACCAGAATACCCAAGACGCGGTGCACAAGGATATTTACCGTGCACGCGCTGCCGCAGACAACATGATCCCGACCAAGACCGGCGCTGCCGCCGCTGTGGGCCTGGTGCTACCAGAGCTGAAAGGCAAGCTGGATGGCATGGCGGTACGCGTACCCGTCAACAATGTCTCCCTGGTGGACTGCCAGTTTATCGCCAGCCGCGAAACCACGGTGGACGAGATCAATGCGATCATGAGCGACGCTGCGGGCACCATCAAAGGCGGTGTTCTGTCGTTCTGCGAGCAGCCGCTGGTATCTGTGGATTTCAACCACACCTCTGCTTCCAGCCACTTTGACGCCAATCACACCCGTGTAAACGGCAACCTCGTGAAAGTCATGGCCTGGTACGACAACGAGTGGGGATTCTCTCACCGTATGCTCGACACCAGCCTGGCAATGGCCAAAGCGCTGGGCCTGTAA